A genomic stretch from Geothermobacter hydrogeniphilus includes:
- a CDS encoding zinc ABC transporter substrate-binding protein: protein MVRRRLLPVAGWLLFCLLFAAAPEALAAAPRVVVSIKPLAGLAAAVMAGIGQPQLLLPGGSSPHSFALRPSQMRALHHADLILWIGPELESFLAKSLRDPNLRTKTLQLTKLPGINLLPARKGGSWGEDPDEEHRHGGIDPHLWLDPANARQLLNALSARLIQLDPRHAARYRANAAAEKRKISALQHRLKQQLVPLRQSPYLVFHDAYQYFEQAFGLHPLGALAIHPERAPGARRIREMRRQIKNRNVRCVFSEPQFEPRLVATLIEGTGARHGELDPIGAALPDGPDSYLALLQGMADNLQACLGQ from the coding sequence ATGGTGCGCAGACGATTGCTGCCGGTCGCGGGATGGCTGCTGTTCTGCCTGCTGTTCGCCGCCGCCCCGGAGGCGCTGGCGGCGGCCCCGCGCGTGGTGGTCAGCATCAAGCCGCTGGCCGGTCTGGCCGCTGCGGTCATGGCCGGCATCGGTCAACCGCAACTGCTGCTGCCGGGCGGATCCTCGCCGCACAGTTTTGCCCTGCGCCCTTCCCAGATGCGGGCGCTGCACCATGCCGACCTGATCCTCTGGATCGGGCCGGAGCTGGAATCGTTTCTCGCCAAATCGCTGCGGGATCCGAACCTGCGGACAAAGACCCTGCAGTTGACCAAGCTGCCCGGCATCAATCTGCTTCCGGCCCGCAAAGGTGGTTCCTGGGGAGAAGATCCGGACGAGGAGCACCGACATGGCGGCATCGATCCCCATCTCTGGCTCGACCCGGCCAATGCCAGGCAACTGCTCAATGCCCTCAGCGCCCGGCTGATCCAGCTTGACCCGCGGCATGCCGCCCGCTACCGGGCCAATGCCGCGGCCGAAAAGCGGAAGATCAGCGCGCTGCAGCATCGCCTCAAGCAGCAGCTCGTTCCGTTGCGGCAGTCGCCCTACCTGGTCTTTCACGATGCCTACCAGTACTTTGAACAGGCCTTCGGCCTTCACCCCCTCGGCGCTCTGGCGATCCACCCGGAACGGGCGCCGGGAGCGCGCCGGATTCGTGAAATGCGCCGTCAGATCAAGAACCGCAACGTGCGCTGTGTCTTCAGCGAACCGCAGTTCGAACCGCGGCTGGTGGCGACCCTGATCGAAGGGACCGGCGCCCGCCACGGTGAACTCGATCCGATCGGCGCTGCCCTGCCCGATGGTCCGGACAGCTACCTTGCTCTGCTGCAGGGGATGGCTGACAACCTGCAGGCCTGTCTCGGGCAGTAG
- a CDS encoding Fur family transcriptional regulator gives MSQQLADHPFTPHDHQQCIDQAMARAEALCRRQRARLTPLRRRVLELLWQSHRPVGAYELLEQLRTGSRAAPPTVYRALDFLQRVGLAHRLASLNAYTGCCYPGEPHAGQFLICRSCQASSELSSAGVSRSIRQATAAAGFSVEQQTVEIHGLCSRCRED, from the coding sequence ATGTCACAACAGCTTGCTGATCATCCCTTCACCCCGCACGACCACCAGCAGTGCATCGACCAGGCCATGGCCCGGGCCGAAGCCCTCTGCCGACGGCAGCGGGCGCGCCTGACACCGCTGCGCCGCCGGGTGCTGGAACTGCTCTGGCAGAGTCATCGACCGGTCGGTGCCTACGAACTGCTCGAACAACTGCGGACCGGGAGTCGGGCGGCGCCGCCGACCGTCTACCGGGCACTCGATTTCCTGCAGCGGGTCGGCCTGGCGCATCGCCTCGCTTCGCTCAACGCCTACACCGGCTGCTGTTATCCGGGAGAGCCCCATGCCGGACAGTTTCTCATCTGTCGCTCCTGCCAGGCCTCCAGCGAACTGAGTTCGGCCGGCGTCAGCCGTTCAATTCGGCAGGCGACGGCGGCAGCCGGTTTTTCCGTCGAGCAACAGACGGTGGAAATCCACGGACTCTGCTCCCGCTGCCGGGAGGACTGA
- a CDS encoding metal ABC transporter ATP-binding protein, whose protein sequence is MADNRRTLLELRQVSYARQGRMLVEGVDLRITAGEILTLIGPNGAGKTTLLKLALGLLPPTAGRIDRLPGLSIGYMPQRLHIDPSFPLSVKRFLHLAGHCHPRQLATTMAETGIEPLAGRAIQNLSGGELQRVLLARALLRNPDLLVLDEPAQGVDVHGQTELYQLLADLRQRRGCAILMVSHDLHLVMAATDRVVCLNHHVCCTGSPESVSRNADFLTLFGPAAQHNLAFFSHDTDHHEEHSHG, encoded by the coding sequence ATGGCCGACAACCGTCGCACCCTGCTTGAACTGCGGCAGGTCAGTTACGCCCGCCAGGGGCGGATGCTGGTGGAGGGAGTTGACCTGCGCATCACGGCGGGAGAAATCCTGACCCTGATCGGTCCCAACGGTGCCGGCAAAACCACCCTGCTCAAACTCGCCCTCGGCCTGCTGCCGCCGACCGCGGGCCGCATTGACCGTCTCCCCGGGCTGAGTATCGGCTACATGCCGCAACGGCTGCACATCGATCCCTCTTTTCCCCTGAGCGTGAAACGTTTTCTGCACCTTGCCGGCCACTGTCACCCGCGGCAACTGGCCACCACCATGGCCGAAACCGGTATCGAGCCGCTGGCCGGACGCGCGATACAGAACCTTTCCGGCGGTGAATTGCAGCGCGTGCTGCTGGCACGGGCGCTGCTGCGCAATCCTGACCTGCTGGTTCTCGATGAACCGGCACAGGGCGTCGATGTCCATGGTCAGACCGAACTTTACCAACTGCTGGCCGACCTGCGGCAACGGCGCGGCTGCGCCATCCTGATGGTTTCCCACGACCTGCACCTGGTGATGGCGGCCACCGACCGGGTGGTCTGTCTCAACCATCATGTCTGCTGTACCGGATCGCCGGAGAGCGTCAGCCGCAATGCCGATTTTCTCACCCTGTTCGGCCCCGCGGCGCAGCACAACCTGGCCTTCTTCAGCCACGACACCGATCACCACGAGGAACACTCCCATGGATGA